One region of Hoeflea sp. 108 genomic DNA includes:
- a CDS encoding metalloregulator ArsR/SmtB family transcription factor, whose product MKADDSFLAIADANRRHLLEELRRGPKTVSELAAGLPVSRPAVSQHLKVLLDAGLVSARADGTKRVYAVSTDGFRKLNIWLDQFWNA is encoded by the coding sequence ATGAAAGCTGACGACTCCTTCCTGGCCATTGCCGACGCCAACCGGCGCCATCTGCTGGAGGAATTGCGTCGCGGTCCGAAAACAGTCAGCGAACTCGCAGCCGGCCTGCCGGTGTCGCGCCCGGCGGTCTCGCAACATCTGAAAGTGCTGCTCGATGCCGGATTGGTCAGCGCCCGCGCCGACGGCACAAAGCGCGTCTATGCTGTCAGCACCGACGGCTTCAGGAAGCTCAACATCTGGCTTGATCAGTTCTGGAACGCCTGA